Proteins from a single region of Rhipicephalus sanguineus isolate Rsan-2018 chromosome 5, BIME_Rsan_1.4, whole genome shotgun sequence:
- the LOC119395145 gene encoding uncharacterized protein LOC119395145, producing the protein MVKAELMKLVDNVHASGDRYHVDCIAEAAGHLVVRLPPYHCQLNPIELVWNDVKGFVAAANKTFKLQDVHTLLLQGIKQVTAEKWKRYVEHVIAQEDVMTKLDHFIDDVVDTIAAVVIALEDETMSSSDLSCDEDHDM; encoded by the coding sequence ATGGTGAAGGCGGAGCTCATGAAGCTTGTCGACAACGTACACGCAAGCGGGGACCGATACCATGTGGACTGCATCGCTGAGGCTGCTGGTCACCTCGTTGTGCGCCTACCTCCCTACCACTGCCAGCTTAACCCCATAGAGCTTGTTTGGAATGACGTGAAGGGCTTCGTAGCAGCGGCAAACAAGACGTTTAAGCTTCAAGACGTTCACACTCTACTATTGCAAGGAATTAAGCAAGTAACCGCTGAGAAGTGGAAGAGATATGTGGAGCATGTTATCGCTCAGGAAGATGTAATGACAAAACTGGACCACTTCATCGATGATGTTGTTGACACTATTGCAGCTGTCGTAATCGCCCTGGAGGACGAAACAATGAGCAGTTCAGATTTAAGTTGTGATGAGGACCATGACATGTGA